A segment of the Aureimonas sp. SA4125 genome:
GTGGCCGCGCTCTACGAACAGGGGCGGGTGCGCCATGCCGGCAGTTTTCCAGCGCTCGAGGACGAAATGGCCGATTTCGGTCCCGACGGCCTCTCCTCGGGCCGCTCGCCCGACCGGCTCGACGCCCTGGTCTGGGCGGTGACGGCCTTGGCTGCGCCGTCGGCGGAGCCGCGGGTGCGGGGCTTGTAGAGGCAGGGGATCTGAGGGAATGCGCGGCCGACGCTGCTTCTTCTCCCCTCCGGGAGAAGGTCGCGGCAGCAGGATGAGGGGGCGGCGCTCGTCGATCTGCCGCTCGCGTCTTGCCGGCCACCGGCGTTCCCCTCATCGCCCTGCCGGGCCCTTCTCCCCAAAGGGGCGAAGCAGGCGCGTCGCCGTCGCGGTTGTCCTGTGCCGATGCAAAGGGAGCACCGCGCGCAGCTTTCGAAAAGACCGACATCACGGAGACATCCATGGGACTGCGAGATTTTCTGGCGGCGCGGTGGGCGCCGGCGCCCGTGGCCGCGGCCGAGGCGAAGAGCGCCGCGGGGACGCTCGTCTTCACCGGGGCGGTGCCGGATGTGGAGGGGGAGCGGCCGTATCGGGCGTTGGCGCGGGCCGGCTTCATGCACAATCCGGTGGTCTACCGCTCCGTCAGGCTGATCGCCGAGAACGCCGCGGCGATCCCGCTTCTCCTCTACGAGGGGCCGCGCGAGGTCGAGACGCATCCGATGCTGGCGCTCCTGCGCCGGCCGAATGCCGGACAGGACGGGGCGGGGCTCGTCGAGGCGCTGTGCGGCCATCTCCTCCTGTCGGGCGATGGATTTCTCGAATGCATCTCGGTCGACGGCGTGCCGCGGGCGCTGTTCGTGCTGCGGCCCGATCGGATGCGGGTGATCGAGGGACGCGACGGCTGGCCGGAGGCCTACGAATACCGTGTCGGCGGCAGTGTCCGGCGGATCGCGGCGGAGGGCGGCGAGACCGGCGGCGGTTCAGGTGAGGGTCCCGGTGCAAGACGCGACGGGCCGGGAGGACTGCTGCATATCCGCCTGTTCCATCCGCTCGCGGATACGCAAGGCTTTGCGCCTCTGTCGGCGGCGCGCGCGGCGCTCGATCTCCACAATGCCGCGGCGCGCTGGAACAAGGCGCTGCTCGACAACTCCGCGCGGCCCTCGGGCGCGCTGGTCTATCAGCCGGGCGAGGCGGGAAATCTGTCGCCCGACCAGTTCGACCGGCTGAAGCTCGAGCTCGAGAGCGGCTATACCGGCGCTGCCCGCGCGGGACGGCCGATGCTCCTCGAGGGCGGGCTCGACTGGAAGGCGATGGGCCTGTCGCCGAAGGACATGGACTTCATCGAGGCGAAGAACCAGGCGGCACGCGACATCGCGCTCGCCTTCGGCGTGCCGCCGATGCTCCTCGGCATTCCCGGCGACAACACCTATGCCAACTATGCCGAGGCCAACCGCGCCTTCTACCGGCTGACCGTGCTGCCGCTGATCGCACGGCTGACGGGCGCGATCGGCGACTTTCTCGCCGGCCATTTCGCCACACCCGGCCTCAGGCTCGGCTTCGACGCCGATCGCATCGACGGCCTCGGCGTCGAGCGCGAGGCGCTCTGGGCACGGGTCGGGGCGGCGGATTTCCTCAGCGAGGACGAGAAGCGCGAGGCCGTGGGCTATGGACCCCGCGGTTGACGCGCGTTGAGGTTTCCCGCCCTCGCAGGAGCGAAGCCCCTAACGGATCTGGTAGTGGATCGGCTTGAACGTGCCGCCATTGCTGGCCGGCGCCGAGCACGCCGTCAGGCCGACGACGAGGTCCATATGCGCCTTGAAGACGATGTGGTCGCCGGGCTGGCTCAGCGGCGGCAGCACCTTGAAAGTGCCGGTGGCACCGTCGACAGGAACGTTCATGAAGCAGTTGAAGGCGACGGGAATGGCGTCGTCCGCGATGCCGTAGGGCGCGAGCGCGCCAGCGAGATTGCCGTGGCAGCCGGGATGCGAGGGCTCGTTGTCGTAGCAGAGGCGAAAGGTCGCCTCGCTGCAGGGGGTCAGCAGGAAATCGTGCCGGCCGACCGTGTCGGCGACGATCTCGAGCATGACATTGGAGCGGTTGGAGTAGAGCTTGTCGCCGGTCGTGAGGTAAATGCGCTCGGCGTAGTCGAGCGTGCGGCCGGAGGAGAGCATCTCGCGGACATCGGCCTTCGACGCCGTCAGCAGATCGGCCACCTGTCCGCCGAGCGGATCGATGACGGTCAGTTCCTGGCCGGCCTTCAGCTCGAAGGCGACGCCGCTGCGGGGAGGGATGGAAAAGGTTTCGGCGCTCGTCGTCGTGTCGCTCATGGCGCGTCCTCCCGTTCGGCCGGAAGTTCTGCATCCGGCGTGGCCTTGGGGCTGGAGAACGGGCAGGCCCATTCCTCGCTCACGGCCCGGCCACTGTATTGGCGTGCCTCCGAAATCGTGCCGTGGCGGGCGAGCATGGGGTTCACGTCGCCCGCAAGCTTGATGTCGCGGTCGATGATGGTCGAGCGCAGTTTTTCGTAACGGTTCTGCTCGCGCAGCAGCTCGAACTGGTTGTGCAGGTTGAACACCATGGTCGGATGGCGGAAGCGGCGGGCCGGGCGGCTGGCACGGGGATGCAGGCCGACGACGAAGAAGGCCTCGCCGCCGAAGCTCAGCGAAAAATGCGGGTCGTCCGGATCGTGGCTGACCCGGGGATCGTGCGCCTGGCCACGCCAAACATCTTTGTCGGAAAGCGACTGGACACGCGCCCAGAGATGCTCCTCGAACGCTTCCTCGCTGAGATCGAGCGGCCCTTCGAAGACGACGGCAAAACTCGTGAAGAGCGTCGGCTCCTGGGCGTAGTCCCAGGCAAAACGCATCAGCCGATCCTGGATCTCGACGTCGTTCCACGCGCTGTCGATGCTTCGCGCCGAGTAGACGGTCATCCGCCCCTTTTGCACGGCCGACTTCGCCCCGACACAGGGGAACGACTGCTCGAGAATAAACGCCCTCAAATCATCCTCGGCCCGAAAGTCTGTCGTCGCGTCCGATTGCATCAGCATGCCGGTCTCCGTTTTGGAGTCCATGAACACCCGTCCGGCCGCGTTGTTCCGGCTTTGCGGCCCGATCCCGCCGGGAAACGGCCACTTGCGCCGGGAGGGGATGGTCTCGATGCCGTCGGCATCGGGCCGCCAGCGATACGCGTAGGAGCGACCGCTCTTTCCCCCCGGAAAAGCCCGCGCGCCGGGCGCGCCGCCGTCTCGCGCGTCCGGCAAGCGCCATCCGTCTTGCAAAAGGGAAGGGGCATCATGTCCGCAGAGCCGATTTCGGGCGTCGTATGGGGCGCCAAGCTGGCGGGAGCGGCGGCAGGTTCCGCGATCTCGATCGCCTATCTCCTGCCGCGCGGCCGGCAGGATGCCGCGGCGCGGTTCCTCGTAGGCCTCGTTACCGGCCTTGTCTTCGGCGGGCCGGCGGGGCTGGCGCTGGCGCAGCATCTCAGGCTCGGCGACGCGCTGTCGCCGGGCGAGCAGGCGATGATGGGATCGGCGGCGGCGAGCCTCTGCGCCTGGTGGGCCCTCGGCGTCATCAAGCGCTTTGCCGACGCGCTGTTCCGCACGCCGGCGGCTCCTGCCGAGCCGAGGGAGGCGGGGCAGGCGACGCCGGACGACCCGGATCGACCGAGGTCACCGACCAAGCTGCGTCGGATGGCTTCCGGTCCAGGCAGGCACGCGGACAGTCTTCGCAGCAGCAAGGGAGACCGTCGATGACGGGGCAAGCGATGGCGGTCGGCACGGGCCGGCTGACGCTGGTGCCGGACGCCGCGAGCGCACCGGCCGGCACGATCCGGGGCTATGCCAGTCTCTTCGGCGTCGTCGATCTCGTCGGGGACCGGATCGAGCCCGGCGCCTTCCTCGCCTCGCTGGCACGCCGGGGGCCCGCCCGCATCCGCATGCTCTGGCAGCACGATCCGGCGCGGCCGGTCGGCGTCTGGACGCGCCTGCGCGAGGACCCGACGGGGCTCCTTGCCGAGGGGCGGCTGGCGCTGGAGACGCAAGGTGGGCGCGAGGCCTTCGCGCTGATCGAGGCCGGCGCCGTCGACGGGCTGTCGATCGGCTTTCGCACCAAACGCGCCGTCCGCGACCGGGGCGGCGGGGGAACACGGCGCCGCCTCGTCGAGATCGACCTCTGGGAGATCTCGGTGGTCACCTTCCCGATGCAGGAGGGCGCGCGGCTCATCGATGTGCGCGCTGCGATGCCCGGGCTCGCGACGCGGCTGCGCGCCGGGGCCAGGCGCCTTCGTCCCGCGCCGGAGATCGCCGCGATCGGCCTGGCGGCGCGATCGGCCCAGACCGCGCCGGATCGGCTCTTCGGGGCACCTCCCTGAGGCCGCACGCCCGGCGTTTTCCGCCGGTTCTCGCCCACCCGACACACAAGCCAACCCCGACACACGAGCCAACCAAGGAGAAGACATGCCCGAGATCACGCTGAGCGCGCCGGAAACGAAGGCGCAGACCGGATTGCCCGCCGAGAGCGGCGAGATCGCCGCCGCCTTCGGCGAGTTCATGCAGGCCTTCGAAGGATTTCGCGGGGCGAACGACGAGCGGCTGTCGCAGATCGAGAAGCGGATGAGCGCCGACGTCGTCACCGACGAGAAGGTCGACCGCATCGGCAGGGCCCTCGACGAGCAGGAGAAGCGGCTGGAACGTCTGGTCCTGAAGGAGCTCCGGCCGCGACTTTCCGGCGGCGGCGGCGACGTCTTCGTCAGCGAGCACCGGCAGGCCTTCGAGGCCTATGTCCGCGGCGGCGACGAGAACCGGCTCAGACGCCTCGAAGAAAAGGCGATGTCGGGCCTCACCGGCGCCGATGGCGGCTTTCTCGTGCCGGAGGAGACAGAGACGGAGATCGGCCGGCGGCTCGCCGCGATCTCGCCGATCCGCTCCATCGCCTCGGTGCGCACGGTCTCCTCGGCGGTCCTGAAAAAGCCCTTCGCCATCACCGGGGCGCAGACGGGCTGGGTGGCGGAGACCGCGGCGCGGCCGGGAACGACGGCGCCGCAGCTCGCCGAGCTGAGTTTTCCGACCATGGAGCTCTACGCCATGCCGGCCGCGACCAACGCCCTTCTCGACGACGCGGCCGTCGATATCGACCGCTGGATCGGCGACGAGGTCGAGCAGGCCTTTGCGGCGCAGGAATCCACCGCCTTCGTCACCGGCGACGGCGTCGCGAGGCCAAAGGGCTTCATGACCTATCCGACAGCGGCCGAAAGCGCCTGGACCTGGGGCACAATCGGCACGGTCGCGACCGGCGCCGACGGCGGCTTCCTTCCCGGCACCGGCACGGACGCGCTGATCGACCTCGTCTACGCGCTGAAGGCCGGCTACCGGCAGAACGCCAGCTTCGTCATGAACCGGCGCACGCAAGCCGCCGTGCGCAAGCTGAAGGACGCCGACGGCAACTATCTCTGGCAGCCGCCGGCGAGCGCCGGCGCCCGCGCCACGCTGATGGGGTTCGAGACCGTCGAGGCCGAGGACATGCCCGACATCGCCGCGGACGCGCCGGCCATCGCCTTCGGCGATTTCAAGCGCTTCTACCTCATCGTCGACCGCCAGGGCGTGCGCGTCTTGCGCGATCCCTATTCGGCCAAGCCTTATGTCCTTTTCTATACGACGAAGCGCGTCGGCGGCGGGGTGCAGGATTTCGACGCGGCGAAGTTCCTCGTCTTTGCCGGCTGATCGGCAGGGCAAGCAAGCGATCGAGCGGCCGGGGCAAAATCCCGGCCGTCTTCATTTCGGGATACAGACGGGAGACACGCGATGACGCTGATCGATCTGGGCGGCATCGCCGCCGAGCCGGTGACGCTTGCCGAGGCGAAGGCCTGGTGCCGGATCGAGCGGGACGACGAGGACGCGCTCCTCGCCCGCCTCGTCGCCGCGGCGCGCGAGACGGTGGAGCGCGAGACGCGGCTCGTGCTCGTGCGGCGCGGCTTCCGCCTGGCGCTCGACCCGGTCCCCGGCGACGGCTGGATCGAGATCACGCGCCACCCGCTGCATGAGGTCACCTCGGTCGTGGCCTTCGACGGCGCGGGCGTGCCGACGGAGTTCGGGCCCGGCCAGGGGGTGATCGAGCGGGCGCTCGGGGTCGAGGCGATCCGGGTGTCGCAGGCCGTGGTGAGGGCGGCGGTCAATGGCGCCGAGATCGAGTTTACGTCCGGGTTCGCGCCGGGCACGGTGCCGGAAAACCTCGTGCTGGCGATGCAGCGGATCGTCGCCACCGCCTATGAGCTGCGCGGTGCGGTCTCGGCCGGGATGCAGCCGGCGATCGTCCCGGATGCGGCGCGGGTGCTGATCGCCCCGTTCCGGCGGGTTCTCCTGTAGTGGCGCCGCTGTTCATCGATCCCGGGCTCCTGCGTCGACGCGCGATCCTCGAAGCGGCGGACGCCGTGCCGGACGAGAGCGGCGGGGCGGCGACCTCCTGGCGCGAGGTCGCCGAGCTCTCGGTTCATGTCGAGCCGGTCTCCGTCGCGACGGAGGAGCGTTTTGGCCAGCGCGAGGCGGTGGTGACGCACCGTGTCATCTGCCGTTTCCGGTCCGACGTCGACCGCGGCATGGCCTTCCGCATCGGTGCAAGGCGCCTGCTGATCCGCTCGGTACATGACCCCGATGACAGTGGCCGCTATCTCGTCTGCCGCTGCGAGGAGGAGCGATGAGGCAGGTGTCGGCGGCAGGCCTGGCGGCGCGGTTGCGCGGGCGGGCACTGTCCCTCGCCAAGGCGGCGTCGCGACGGATCGCGGACGACGACGCGGCGCCGTTCGGGCCTCTGCCCGCGACGTCGATGCTTCGGCGGCAAGCACCTGCTTCTAAGGGAGCAGCAGGTGAGGATGCGGTCGGCAGCTCCGGAAAGATTGACGAGAATTAATCTTTGATTCACTCGACAGCCCCCGGGACACGCCATATTTCTTTGTGACACGACGGGTGAGATTGGCTGGGAAGGGTACCGCCATGGCCTATGCGAGCGCTGAGCTGCAGACGAGCATCTTCCAAACGTTGACCGGGGATGCGGCGCTGCTGTCCCTCCTGGGTGGTCCGAAGGTTTTCGACCACGTGCCCGAACGCGCCAGCTTCCCCTATCTGACCCTCGGCCGCACCACGGTCGTCGACTGGTCGACGGGCACCGAGGACGGCGCCGAACACATCCTCACGCTGCATGTCTGGGCGAAGGGCGGCGGCAAGGTCGAGACCTTCGCGATCATGGACCACGTCACGAACCGCCTGCACGACGCCCACCTGCCGCTGACCGGCCACAGCCTCGTCAACCTCCAGCTCCAGTTCGCCGAAGCCCGGCAGGAGCCGGAATCCGCGACCTATCACGGCATCCTGCGGTTCCGGGCGGTGACGGAGCCGGTGGCTTAGGCGCCAATGGGCGTCAATTACTCGTTGCCAATTCGTCGATCGACAGGCCCCTATGCAACCGTTGCGAAAGCGGAGCATATCGGGAGGCGTTTTTGTTTCATTGCGCACTGACGCAGATGGACGAAATTTCGTTCTTCCTCACCAATAACGGGGTTTGGTATGTTGCTCAGTTACCGATCGGCTTCGATGATGTAAGTATGTGTCGATACTCAATTTTCGTGGCGCTTGGCAGCATTGCGGGTTATGGCGATCACGCCAAGGAGATCATATATTGCCTGCTTGAGTATGATCCTCATACCGATCACATCTACGACATCTGGGAATCGGCGGTCGTACGGATGAAAATTCCAGAGCCGGATCATCGTGCCGCTGTGCTATCTGCCATCTGCCAAGCGATTGAGGCTTTGATTGACGAGGCTCGCCCGAGCGTCTTAACGATGGTGACCTACACGCCAAATCTACCCGCCAAGGCGCTAACGAAATACCAGCGAATTTTGCAGACACTCGCCGGCAAAGGCTATACCGTGTGGAAGACAGACGTATGGAACGGGTCTCACACATGGTTTGCGGAACGATAAAAATGCACTGGCGTTGAGCTTTCTAGTGGAAGCTGACCAGTTTGAAACCTCCATGGAGGGAGGCTCGTATGCAGCCATTTGATAGAGACACCCAAATCGAACTTATGAAGAACTCCGAAAAGCGCACTGCGGATTTCGTTCAAGAGATGCTTCAGGTTCGTGAAATTCAAGATGCGGCTAAACGCTGCGCTTTTGACGAGAAGGCAACGAGTTATTTTTCGCGGACCGTGAAGGTCGCTCGCTGCTCCTGACTTCGCGGCCAATGGGCTAGAGATCTCGATAGCCGTAGAATTCGACAATCATAGAAGATGATGCAAGGGCAGCCTCACGGGCCGCCCTTTTTCGTTGGCGGAAGAGAGGGAGGCCGGGATGGCGGCGCAGCGGGGCAAGGATCTCCTGTTGAAGGTGGATCCGGCGGGCGGCACGAATTTCCAGACGGTGGCGGGGCTGCGCACGCGGCGGATCGCCTTCAACGCCGAGACGGTCGACGTCACCGATGCCGAGAGCGCCGGGCGCTGGCGCGAGTTGCTCGGCGGCGCCGGCGTGCAGCGCGCGGCGCTGTCGGGCGGCGGCATCTTCAAGGACGCGGAATCGGATGCGGCGATCCGGCAGCTGTTCTTTGCGGGGACGGTGGCGCCGTTCCAGGCGATCATCCCGGATTTCGGCTCGGTCACCGGCCCCTTCCAGGTGACCGCGCTCGAATATGACGGCGAGCACAATGGCGAGGTCAGCTTCGAGATGACGCTGGAATCGGCCGGCGCGCTCGCCTTCGCTGCCCTGTGAGCGGCGGGACGATGTCCCGCGGCGAGGCGGGGCCTTTGATGCGCCGGCCGGTCAACCGGCGGCGCGGCGAGGTGGCGGCGGTGATCGACGGCCAGTCGGCGGTGCTGTGCCTGACGCTCGGCGCGCTGGCGGAACTCGAGGATGCGTTCGCCGCCGACGACGTCGCGTCTCTCGTTGCGCGCTTCGGCGCCGGTCGGCTCGCCTCCCGCGACCTCATCCGCATCCTCGGCGCCGGCCTTCGCGGCGGCGGGATGGACGTCGACGACGCGGCAGTCGCGCAGATGCGCATCGACGGCGGCACGGCGGGCGCAGCGCGCCTCGTCGCCGAACTCCTGGCCGCGGCGTTCGGCGGTGAGGATGAGGGGCGGACGCCGGTGCAGACGGGCGACGGCAAGCCGGAGACGCTTCCGGCAAACCCCTGATCGCCGTGCCGGCAAAGGCGCCGGGCGCCGGCACGGCCTTTCCCTGGGACGCCGCGATGTCGGCCGGCCTTGGCATCCTCCGGCTCAGACCGCGCGATTTCTGGCAGATGACGCCGCGCGAACTGGCGCATGCCCTGGCACCGCTCACGCCGGCCCCGTCGCCGCCGATCTCCCGTCCGGGACTCGCCGACTTGATGCGGCGCTTTCCCGATGGGTGATCGGTCCTCGGGGCCAGGTCCCGAGGATGGCGAAGCTGAAAGGCTGCGCCTTCCCTGATGCGCCGACCTTTTCCCTTCAAGCATGAGGTGATCCATGGCGGACGAGACGCTGCTGGTGGCGGTCGAGGCCGATATGTCGGGTTTCGACAAGGCCATGGGCGATCTGACGGCGAAGGCGAACGGCTTTGGTGCCGCCTTCGGCGCAGCGTTGAAGGGGGCGGTGTCGGGGAGCCGGACGTTGGACGGTGTCCTCCGGCAGCTCGGGCAGCGGATCGCGTCGCTGGCGCTGAACGCGGCGCTGAAGCCGCTGGAGAGCGCTGTCGGCGGGGTGCTGCAGCAGGTCGTCGGCGGCCTCGGCGGTATTTTTGGCGGCGGCGCTGCACCAAGCGTGACGCCCTTCGCCAAGGGCGGCGTCGTCGCGGCGCCGAGCTATTTTCCGACCGGCGGCGGGATCGGGCTGATGGGCGAGGCGGGGGCCGAGGCGATAATGCCGCTGAAGCGCGGTGCCGACGGTTCGCTCGGCGTCGCGCTGGGCGAAGGCGGGCGCGCCGCACCGACCATCGTCTTCAACGTCACCGCGACGGACGCGGCGAGTTTTCGCCGCTCCGAGGCGCAGATCCAGGCGATGCTGGCGCGTGCCGCGCAGCGCGGCCGGCGAGGGCTGTGAGATGGCGATCGCCTCCTTCAGCGAAGAGCGCTTTCCCCTGCGCGTCGCCTTCGGCACCTCTGGCGGGCCGGAGCGCCGGACCGAAATCGTCCGCCTGTCCACCGGCTTCGAGAGCCGCAACCAGCGCCACGCCCATGCCTTTCGTCGCTACGATGCGGGCTCGGGCGTCAAGAGCCGCGAGGATCTTTTCGCCGTGCTCGATTTCTTCGAGGCACGGCGCGGCAAGCTCGTCGGCTTCCGCTTTCGCGATCCGCTCGACCATTCCTCGGCGCCGCCCGGACAGCTGGCCACCGCCTTCGACCAGGAGATCGGCGCGGGCGACGGTGCGGCGCAGGTTTTTTCGCTGTCGAAGCGCTACGGCCTCGGCGCCGATGCCTATGTCAGGCCGATCGCCAAACCTGTGGCCGGAACGGTCGTCGTCGCTGTCGACGGGACGGCACTCGGCGGCGGTTTCTCCGTCGATGCGGCGACGGGCCTCGTGACGCTGGCGGCGCCGCCTGCGGCGGGGCAGGCGGTCACCGCGGGCTTCCAGTTCGACGTGCCGGTGCGGTTCGACCTCGACCAGCTGGTGGTCAACCTTGCCGCCTTCGAGGCCGGCGACATCCCCGCCATTCCCCTCGTGGAAATCCGGCCCCTCGTCGAGATCCGGCCCCTCGCGGAGATCCAGCCATGAGGACGGTACCCGATGCGCTCGGCGACCATCTCGCCGGCCAGGCGACGACGCTCGCCACCGGTTGGCGGCTGACGCGCCGCGACGGGACCGTTCTCGGCTTCACCGATCACGACGAGGTGCTCGTCTTCGCCGGCACGATTTTCGAGGCCGCGGCGGGACTGACGGCCGGCGAGGCGGAGGCATCGCTCGGCCTTGCCGCCGGCACCCAGGAGGTCGAGGGCGCGCTGTCCTCGCTCGCCATCGAGGCGGCCGACATCGCGGCCGGGCGCTATGACGGGGCGCGCGTCGAGATCTTCGTGGTAAACTGGCAGGAGCCCGATCAGCACTTTCTCCTCGACGTCGCCGAACTCGGCGAGGTCACGCGCGGCGGTCCGGCCTTCACGGCGGAACTGCGCGGCATCGCCAGCCGCCTCGACCGTCGCCGCGGCCGCATCTACCGCCGCCGCTGCGACGCCGTGCTGGGCGACGCGCGCTGCGGCGTCGACACATCGGCGCTCCATGCGGACGCGGCGCTGGTCGAGTTCATAGGCGGCAGGCTGATCGTCACCGGCGTCGGCAGCATCGACCTGTCCCTGTACGCGCAGGGCCATGTCGTCTGGCAGAGCGGCGAGATGGCTGGCCTGAGGGCCGAGATCGCCGGTCTGCGGCGGGATGGCGACGGGCGGGTACGGATCGGGCTGCTCGGCGCGGACCGGGAGGGGGCCGTTGCGGGCGATCTCCTGAGGCTGCATGCCGGCTGCGACAAGAGCTTTGCCACCTGCCGCGCACGGTTCGACAACGGGCCGAACTTTCGCGGCTTTCCGCATTTGCCGGGCAACGACGCGGCGCTGGGGTTTGCGAGGAAGGACGCGCTGAACGACGGCGCGCCGGTGGTGCCGTGAGCGTGGCGGCCGGGCCGGACGCGGCAATGGCGCTTGTGGACGCCGCGGTTCCTGCCGGTCTGCCGGACACGCGGGGCGGGGCGGGGATCCCTGTCCCGAAGATGCGCGAAAAAGCCCTGGCGGCGGCGCAGGGCTTCATCGGCACGCCCTACCGTCACCAGGGCTCGCGCCGGGGCGTCGGTTGCGACTGCCTCGGCCTCGTGCGCGGTGTCTGGCGCGCGCTCTATGGAGACGAGCCGGAGGCGCCGGGGCCCTATACGCCCGATTGGGCCGAGCGGGGCGGGGGCGAACCGCTGCTCGACGCGGCCCGCCGGCACATGCCGGAGATCGCGGTGGCCGACGCCCTGCCGGGCGACCTCCTCTTGTTTCGCTGGCACAGCCAGGCGGCGGCGAAGCACTGCGGCATTCTCGATGAAGGCGGCCGGCTCGCTGAGGGCGGCCGGGTGATCCATGCCTATGAGGGCCATGCCGTCCTCTCCTCGCCGCTCGGCGCCGCCTGGATCAGGCGCATCGCGGCGGCGTTCCGCTTTCCGGAGTAGATCATGGCGACGATCCTTCTGCAGGCGGCGGGCGGTCTCGTCGGCGGGCTGATCGGCGGCCCGTTCGGCGCCATCGCCGGGCGGGCGCTGGGGGCCCTCGGCGGCTATGCCTTGGACAGCGCGCTGTTTGGCCAGACGCGGCGCAGCGAAGGCGCGCGGCTGGGCGCTTCCCGCATCCTCGAAGCCGACGAGGGCGCCGGCGTCGCCCGGCTCTACGGCCAGGTGATCTGGACGACGCGCTTCGAGGAGACGCGCGAGACGAGCCGCCAGGGCGGCAAGGGCGGCGCGCCGAAGTCCGAGACGACGACCTATTCCTATGCCGGCAATGTTGCGATCGGCCTCTGCGAGGGGCCGATCGCCGGTATCCGCCGGGTCTGGGCCGATGGCGAGGAACTCGACCTCACCGGCATCACCTATCGCCTCCACCGCGGCGATGAGACGCAGATGCCCGATCCGCTGATCGAGGCGAAACAGGGTGCCGGCAATGCCCCGGCCTATCGCGGCCTCGCCTATATCGTCTTCGAGCGCCTGCCGCTCGAGGCCTACGGCAACCGCATCCCGCAGATCGCCTGCGAGGTGATCCGGCCGGTCGGCGCGCTGGAGGAAGAGATCCGCGCGGTGACGCTCATTCCGGGCGCCAGCGAGCACGGGCTGGATCCCGTGCCGATGCGCGAGACGGTCCGCGGCGGCGAGGACATCCTGCGCAACCGCAACATGCTGTTTGCGGCAAGCGACATCGAGGCTTCCCTCGACGAATTGCAGGCGTTGTGCCCGCGGCTGGAGCGGGTGGCGCTGGTCGTTTCCTGGTTCGGCGACGACCTGCGCGCCGGCCATTGCACCGTCCGGCCGAAGGTCGAGGTTTCCACCCGCGACGAAAGCCGGCCCTGGCGCGTCGGCGAGACCGAACGCGGCGACGCGCTTCTGGTCAGCCGGAGCGGCGGCGGGCCGGCCTATGGCGGCACGCCGGGCGACCAGGGCGTCGTCGCCGCCATCGCTGCGCTGCGCGGGCGCGGGCTTGCGGTCAGCTACTATCCATTCCTGATGATGGATGTGCCGGCAGGCAACGGGCTGCCCGATCCCTATGGCGGGACCGAGCAGGCCGCCTATCCCTGGCGCGGGCGGATCACCCTCGACGTCGC
Coding sequences within it:
- a CDS encoding gene transfer agent family protein; this translates as MSRGEAGPLMRRPVNRRRGEVAAVIDGQSAVLCLTLGALAELEDAFAADDVASLVARFGAGRLASRDLIRILGAGLRGGGMDVDDAAVAQMRIDGGTAGAARLVAELLAAAFGGEDEGRTPVQTGDGKPETLPANP
- a CDS encoding rcc01693 family protein produces the protein MPAKAPGAGTAFPWDAAMSAGLGILRLRPRDFWQMTPRELAHALAPLTPAPSPPISRPGLADLMRRFPDG
- a CDS encoding phage tail tape measure protein; amino-acid sequence: MADETLLVAVEADMSGFDKAMGDLTAKANGFGAAFGAALKGAVSGSRTLDGVLRQLGQRIASLALNAALKPLESAVGGVLQQVVGGLGGIFGGGAAPSVTPFAKGGVVAAPSYFPTGGGIGLMGEAGAEAIMPLKRGADGSLGVALGEGGRAAPTIVFNVTATDAASFRRSEAQIQAMLARAAQRGRRGL
- a CDS encoding DUF2460 domain-containing protein produces the protein MAIASFSEERFPLRVAFGTSGGPERRTEIVRLSTGFESRNQRHAHAFRRYDAGSGVKSREDLFAVLDFFEARRGKLVGFRFRDPLDHSSAPPGQLATAFDQEIGAGDGAAQVFSLSKRYGLGADAYVRPIAKPVAGTVVVAVDGTALGGGFSVDAATGLVTLAAPPAAGQAVTAGFQFDVPVRFDLDQLVVNLAAFEAGDIPAIPLVEIRPLVEIRPLAEIQP
- a CDS encoding DUF2163 domain-containing protein; this encodes MRTVPDALGDHLAGQATTLATGWRLTRRDGTVLGFTDHDEVLVFAGTIFEAAAGLTAGEAEASLGLAAGTQEVEGALSSLAIEAADIAAGRYDGARVEIFVVNWQEPDQHFLLDVAELGEVTRGGPAFTAELRGIASRLDRRRGRIYRRRCDAVLGDARCGVDTSALHADAALVEFIGGRLIVTGVGSIDLSLYAQGHVVWQSGEMAGLRAEIAGLRRDGDGRVRIGLLGADREGAVAGDLLRLHAGCDKSFATCRARFDNGPNFRGFPHLPGNDAALGFARKDALNDGAPVVP
- a CDS encoding NlpC/P60 family protein; amino-acid sequence: MREKALAAAQGFIGTPYRHQGSRRGVGCDCLGLVRGVWRALYGDEPEAPGPYTPDWAERGGGEPLLDAARRHMPEIAVADALPGDLLLFRWHSQAAAKHCGILDEGGRLAEGGRVIHAYEGHAVLSSPLGAAWIRRIAAAFRFPE